One genomic region from Prunus persica cultivar Lovell chromosome G3, Prunus_persica_NCBIv2, whole genome shotgun sequence encodes:
- the LOC18784437 gene encoding cyclin-dependent kinase 4 inhibitor C has product MELRNSSDQNILHVAARCGEDNLVKYFLKKVEFQMLINQKDNRGNTPLHLAKMYHHPKVVELFTFDRRTNLKVLNDRGMTSLDIRERALETSASYHGEL; this is encoded by the exons ATGGAATTGAGGAACTCAAGTGACCAAAATATACTCCATGTTGCAGCAAGATGTGGCGAGGACAATCTTGTCAAATATTTTCTCAAGAAGGTTGAGTTTCAAATGTTGATCAACCAAAAAGACAACAGAGGAAATACTCCTTTGCACTTGGCAAAGATGTACCATCATCCCAAGGTTGTCGAGCTTTTCACTTTCGATAGAAGGACCAACTTAAAGGTCTTGAATGATAGGGGCATGACATCTCTTGACATTAGAGAAAGAGCTTTGGAAACTAGTGCATCATATCATGGGG AACTCTAA